DNA sequence from the Phycisphaerales bacterium genome:
AAATGCGCTGCTTTGCTTGTGGAATCATGACGACCCCACCACCGAGCGAGACAATTTGATCGCTGCCCAACAGCACTCTTTTAAGAACCTTCATTTCACCATCACGCCAAGCTTGTTCGCCCAGCTCAGCCCACACCTCTGTCACGGTCGGCTGTTGGAACAAATCAAGAACCAGTGAATCAAGATCGACTAAGGGCCGGCCAAGACTCCGAGCCACAATCCGACCGATTGAAGTCTTACCACTCCCTCTTGAACCTGTGAGCAAAATGTTCATCCCAGTTCCGCTCTCCTCGCGAAAGATAAAACAAACATACTATTCCTGGTCTAATCTAACTTCGTCTTGAACTGTTCGCCCATGCAATTGCACAGAGATAGCATCAATTGACACACCCATCTTGCGTTCAATGCGTTCCAGTACTTCTGACCTAACACGCTCTAACAGAGCGTGCCCAAGATCATCTGGCACATCCTCAAGTGTTGTTTCACGTCCTTCCACTTTGAGGTGCACATGCTCACTAATATTCGCGTCGTAGCGACAGCCACCATCTTTCATTGGCATACGCTGTA
Encoded proteins:
- a CDS encoding shikimate kinase, translating into MNILLTGSRGSGKTSIGRIVARSLGRPLVDLDSLVLDLFQQPTVTEVWAELGEQAWRDGEMKVLKRVLLGSDQIVSLGGGVVMIPQAKQRILEAQLAGQAVLVYLDCSLETLTARLQRAQAEGDDRPSLTGADVVEEVAAVLAERKPVYEAIADWKLCSDGTSMAQAAESVIQCIISRAW
- a CDS encoding transcriptional repressor; translation: MAHSNKYSLPEGAGRWTRQRKAIYSTLRSMRSHPTAKQLYAEVQHEMPRLSLATVYNTLEALHDAGLIQRMPMKDGGCRYDANISEHVHLKVEGRETTLEDVPDDLGHALLERVRSEVLERIERKMGVSIDAISVQLHGRTVQDEVRLDQE